The following coding sequences are from one Eucalyptus grandis isolate ANBG69807.140 chromosome 11, ASM1654582v1, whole genome shotgun sequence window:
- the LOC120289455 gene encoding receptor-like protein EIX2, whose translation MPQLSTLNLNDNLLSGPIPTSICEMEHLYDLHLGRNELVGEIPTCWKESLEILLDISSNKLSGVIPSSLGNLIGLTSLHLNNNRLQGGIPVTIKYCSNLQILDLGENKISSSVPHWIGPCFPLLQILRLRENMFNGSIPSQLCLLSALQILDMAVNNLTGTIPNCLGHMKGMKLNKSIDEGNSLSPAYAATPPMLGPTASIAPTDWTQEHVEQVVKGMDLDYTTLDLQLMVNLDLSSNKLVGPIPGEHTLLSGLRGLNLSHNFLSGGIPTMIGDMRLLESLDLSNNHLSGTIPQSFSAFISLSKLNLSHNNFIGPIPKGNQIQTLDDPSIYADNPQLCGDPLQKKCLEAKAPQAPEEVANEEGKLEKVMFYIVIMLGFATGF comes from the coding sequence ATGCCTCAGTTGAGTACCTTGAATCTGAATGACAATCTCTTAAGTGGTCCAATACCCACCTCAATATGCGAGATGGAACATTTGTATGACTTGCACCTTGGGAGGAATGAATTAGTTGGCGAAATTCCTACATGTTGGAAGGAGAGCCTCGAGATACTCCTTGATATATCATCTAATAAGCTGTCTGGAGTTATACCGAGTTCTTTAGGAAATCTGATTGGGCTTACGTCATTACACTTGAACAACAACAGGCTCCAAGGAGGAATTCCTGTGACTATAAAGTATTGCAGTAACTTGCAGATTTTGGATCTTGGCGAGAACAAAATCTCTAGTAGTGTTCCACATTGGATTGGACCCTGTTTTCCGTTACTACAGATTCTTAGACTGCGAGAAAACATGTTCAATGGAAGCATTCCTTCACAACTATGCTTACTCTCTGCATTGCAAATATTGGACATGGCAGTCAACAATCTAACAGGAACGATTCCAAATTGTCTTGGCCATATGAAAGGTATGAAACTGAACAAAAGCATAGATGAAGGCAACTCACTCTCTCCTGCTTATGCAGCTACACCTCCCATGCTTGGGCCAACAGCGTCCATTGCTCCAACGGATTGGACTCAAGAGCATGTGGAGCAGGTTGTAAAGGGGATGGATCTTGACTACACGACACTTGATCTACAGCTTATGGTGAATTTAGATCTCTCGAGCAACAAATTGGTTGGGCCGATTCCAGGAGAGCATACCTTGCTCTCCGGATTGCGAGGCTTGAACTTATCGCACAACTTTCTTTCTGGAGGCATCCCGACTATGATTGGAGACATGAGATTGCTCGAGTCACTTGATCTTTCGAATAATCACCTTTCAGGAACAATCCCTCAAAGCTTTTCTGCATTTATATCACTGAGCAAACTAAACTTGTCACACAACAACTTCATCGGGCCAATTCCGAAAGGAAATCAAATCCAGACACTTGATGATCCTTCCATTTATGCCGACAATCCTCAACTTTGTGGTGATCCTCTACAAAAGAAATGCCTCGAAGCAAAGGCCCCTCAAGCACCGGAAGAAGTTGCCAATGAAGAAGGTAAGCTTGAAAAGGTAATGTTCTACATAGTAATAATGCTCGGGTTTGCGACTGGGTTTTAG